A window of Kribbella voronezhensis genomic DNA:
ATCACCTCCCGCACGGTCCAGCCCGCCTTCATGGCCGCGGGCGGCGTACTGGCCGGCCTCACCAGCCTGCGCGCGACGCTCGTCGTCGCAGGCGCTCTGTGCCTGGTGAGCGCCTTCGTCCTCCCCTGGAAGTCAGCCGAACCGGCACCGCTACCCCTGCCCGCCTGATCGGCAGTTGCTAGACCAGGTCCATCGCCATGGCGAGTCTGACCAGGTCGGCCATCAAGCCGTCGTTGTCGTTCTCCTCGTCGAGGAACGCGATCGCTTTCTCCGGCGGGAGCACCAGTACTTCGACCACCTGCTCGCCGTCGGGCGGATTGGTCGGCTCCCGGTCGACCACGACATCGGCGACCACATTGATCCAGTACGACACGGGGTGCGGCAGATGGTCGCGGTACGGCGCCGGTCGGCGATGGTCGGCCCGGTGCCCACCGAGCCAGGTCAGCGAGCCGGTGATCCGTGCGCCGGCCTCCTCGAGCAGTTCGCGGCGCGCGGTCTCCTCGATCGGCTCATCGGGTTCGCGGGTGCCGCCGGGCAGGAAGCGCCAGCCGAGATCGTTGCGGCAGACGACGATCCCGCCTTCGGCGCGGGCGACCACGTGCACATTGCTGATCAACTCGTCCGGCGGTTCCTCCAGTGTGAACTGGGTGTCGAGCTCTCCCCAGTGCCAGAACGCCGGCGCGAACAACTCAGGAAACCGCTCCGCCCAGGTCTGCATACTCCATCTTCCCTTACCTGCGGTACCGTCCGCCCCATGGCGGCCCCCCAGTCACGCACCCACCTCTACTGGGCCTGCGCCGTACTCAGCGCGCTGACTCTGCTGTTCCTGCTGGCCAAAGTCACCGGCCCAGCCACCTTCAACACCCTCGCCTGGACAGGCGCCGCCCTCGCAGCTCTCTCGACCCTGGCGCTCGTCACCCTGTACACCGCCTGCGCCCTAGGCCGCGCCCACCTGTCGACCCCAGTCGGGAGATTCACCCTCTTCCAACTCTCGGTAGCCCCCTTGGTGATCGCCCTGGCCTCAGCCGCCACCCTCCCGGACCACTACACCGGCACCCTGGCCCTCCTACTTCCCTGGGGCATCACCTACTGGCTCCACAACCTCCCCGAAAAACCCGCAGACCAGTAGCCGCCGCCCCACGCCTACACCAAGCCTGCTGCTCTCGAACGGCGACCGCAGTTCAACGCGGGCGAACGCCGCCCAGGAGCCGGAGCCGCCACCCAGGAGCCGCGCGCTCCCCACGCCGCCCCCGCAGTAACCGGCCCCCGCGCACGTCACCGGCGACGGCGGCGTCAGCCAGCTACTTCGCCTTCCCTGACCCGCACCTCCACGCGACCTGCAGCCGCGGTAGCGCTCGTAGTACCGGTTAGTTCAGGTGGGCGCGGAGGTAGTCGATGTCGGCCTTCTGGCCGTGGTCGGCGTTCGGGGTTTCGACGACGACCGGTGCGCCGGCGGCTTTGACGACCGCGACGATCTGAGCCGGGTCGATCTCGCCCTCTTCGAAGTTGCTGTGCCGGTCCGCGCCCGAGCCGAAGGCGTCTCGCGATCCGTTGGCGTGGACGAGGTCGATCCGCCCGGTGATCGCCAGCACCTTCTCGACGACGGAGTCGAGTTCCTCGCCGCCGGCGTGGAAGTGGCAGGTGTCCAGGCAGAAGCCGACGTTGGCGAGGTTGTCGTTGCCCGAGTCCTGCACGGCCTCCCACAGCCGCGCGATCCGGTCCAGTTGCCGCGCCATCGCGTTGTCGCCGCCGGCCGTGTTCTCGATCAGCAGCGGCACCGGCAGTTCGGCCCGCTCGATGCACTTGCGCCAGTTGTCGAAGCCGGTCTCCGGGTCGTCACCCTTGCCGACGTGACCGCCGTGCACGATGACACCCTTGACGCCGACCTCGGCCGCCTTGTCCAGCGTCTGCTGCAGCAGCTTGCGACTGGGAATCCGGATCCGGTTGTTCAGCGTCGCGACGTTCAGCACGTACGGCGCGTGGACGTAGAGGTCGATCCCGTCCGCGGCCGCCCGCTCCCGCAGCGCGTCGGCCCCGTCGGCGTACGACACCTTCGGGCCCTTCCAGCCCTGCGGGTCGCCCAGGAAGAACTGGACCAGGTCCGCACCCCGGTCCGCGGCCTCCGCCAGCGGGTCCTCCTGATCGACGTGCGCACCAAGTTTGAAGCTCATGCCGTCACCCTATGACCGCCCGCCGACAGTTTCCCAACCCGCCTCAGCCACCCTGACCCCAGCCTTTCGACCGCGTCACCGGCCGGGCGTCCGTGACCGGTTGCTGCACCGGCCGCCCCTCGAACTCGGTCGACAGCACCACATGCGTGTTGATCTCGCCGTGCTCACCCAGCCGCTCGAACAGCCCCTCCAGATGCCGCATCGAAGCGACCCGGACGCGCAGCATCGTGCAGGAGTTGCCACTGAGCTTGTGGATCTCCAGTACTTCGGGGAAGTCCTCGGCGCGGGTCGTCTTGAGCAGGCACCGCCCGGTGGTACACCGCATCTGCACGAACGCCGCCAACGGCTGCCCCGCCCGAGCCGGGTCGACCTGAGCCCGGTAGCCCACGATCACCCCGGACTCCTCCAGCCGCCGCACCCGGTCGGCGACGGCCGGCGGCGACAGGTTCACCCGCTTGCCGAGCTGGTTGTACGAGAGCCGCCCGTCGGCCTGCAGTTCGGACAAGATCTGCCAATCGGTCTGATCCAGCTCGCGCTCCTGAAAGGTCATACCGCCAGAACACCTTTCAGTCCGAAGCTCCGCAAGGCCTGACGCCTTACTTCCCGCCTTCAAGACCGACTCGGACCTTCCTAGCGTTGAAGGCATGCTGATTCCCGTCGTTCTCGCCGCCGCCCTGATGAATGCCGCGATGGTCGCCGCCAGTGCGGTCAGCACCATCCTGATCGCCGACCAACTTGCTCCCGCGCTGGCCGGACTGCCGAACACAGCAGGAGTCCTCGGTACTGCGGCAGGTGCTGTCGTCGTCGGTCGCTGGAGCGCGCGACTCGGCCGAGCACAGGCCCTCCGCACCGGCTACGGAATCGCCGTAGCCGGGGGAGCTCTCACAGTCCTGGCCGCTGTCGGAGCGCCGGTCGCCCTGCTCTTCCTCGGCATGTTCCTGCTCGGCACCGGCAACGCAGCAAGCCTCCTGTCCCGGTACGCCGCTGCTGAAGCCGTCAGCCCTGCTCGTCGAGCAGCCGCCATGAGCACAGTCGTCTGGGCCGGTACTGCGGGTGCAGCAGGTGGCCCGTTCCTCCTGGAGCCGGCCAAGTCGTTCGCCGAGTCCGCTGGCCTACCGGCACTCTGCGGCCCGTTCCTCCTCGCCGTAACCACCGCCTTCGCCGCCCTCCTCGCCGCCGGCAAGATCCGGCCCACCCCCGCACACGGCGCCGGCACCGAGCCCGCGCCGCGCAGTACAGGGGTGGAGCCCTCGCCACGCGGTACGGACACGGAGCCGGTGTCACCCAGTGCGGCGGTGGAGACGGCGCCACGTAGTACGGCGGTTGAACCGGCGCCACGCAGTACGGGGATTGGGGCGGCGTCGCGTAGTACGGCGTTGGTGGCGGCTGGGGTGATGTTGGTGGGGCAGTTGGTGATGGTGGCGTTGATGACCTCGGTGCCGGTGCACGCGCATCACCACGGGCAAGGGCTCGGCGTACTCGGGCTGATGCTGTCGGCGCACACGCTCGGCATGTTCGCGCTGGCTCCGGTCACCGGCTGGTGGATCGACAGAGCCGGGCCGAAGCCGACGATCCTCGCAGGACTCGCGACCGTCACCGTCTCCGCCTTGGTCATAGCCGGCCCAGCCGGGATGGCGTTCACCCCCGGCCTCTTCCTTCTCGGCTACGGCTGGAACCTCTGCTACCTCGGCGGCAGCGCACTGTTGAGCAGCGCGGCTGCAGACAGTCCTGCTGCCCGCGCGAAGCTGGAGAGCAAGGCAGAGGCCTGGGTCTGGGCTGTCTCCGCCCTGGCCACTGCCGCCTCGACGCTGCTGTTCGCAGCAGGCGGCTTCATGCTTCTGTCCGGTGTCTCGATCGCGCTGGCCGTACCGACGCTGGTCGCCGTGCTGACCTACCGCCCAGGCTCACCGCGAGCAGTCACTAGCCTTGCTGGATGCCAGCAACAGAAAGCTTCCGTGCCTTGCAGCCCGGACCTGTCCGGGTCGACGACGAGACCTGGACTCTGACCGTCCACGACCTCGGCGTACTGCGGGTGCCCAGCGGCAAGCTCGAGGCCAGTGACCCGTTCGTGAACCTCGGTGAGGGCCAGATCATCGACGTGCCGCCGGGCGACTACCCGGTCCGGGTGACGGTCGCGGACGTGTCCGACAAGCAGGACGGCAGCCACCTACGCGAGGCGTACCTCAGTGTCGTGCTGGCTGAGGGCGAGGTGGCGTCGGTGGGACCGGCCACGCGGGTTGCCGAGGAACTGCCGGCCGACGAGTACTGGGTCGTGCCGGTCGACGCCGGGACCGTAGGGTTCGCCGATGCCGACGCGATCCGGAGCGGGATGCCCGGGGACGACTGGTACGACGAGGTGTTCGACAACGGCAAGGACGACAGTTGGTTCGCGCTGATGGACTCCGCGGAGCACCTGCGCGCGGGGTGCGCCAACATCGTGTTGCCGGCCGCGACGGCGGGGGAGAACGTCGTACTGGCCCATTCCGGCTGGGGTGACGGGGTGTATCCGATCCTCAGCACCCTGGATGCGACCGGGCGGTCGCTCGCGATCCACATCGACCTGCTCGTGGTCGGCGGCTCGGACTCCGACGACGCGCCGGAGGCCTGAAAGCAGTCCCGCTGAGCCTGAGCAGACCTGTGGATAGTGGTCAAGAGCACGTCCGGACGCTGGTATTCTGTCAGTGTTGGCCCGGTCCTTCGACCGGGCTTACTGCTTGAGCCGACGGCGATTGTCGGCGAGAGCGCACCGCATCGCCCTCCTGCCACGGAGAGACCGTGGCCGCCAAGTCCGAAGGAGGTGGAGTTCGCGCATGCGTCGTTATGAAGTCATGGTGATCCTCGACCCTGAGCTCGAAGAGCGTACCGTCGAGCCGTCGCTGGACACGTACCTGAACATCGTCCGTAAGGAAGGTGGGACGGTCGAGAAGCTCGACATCTGGGGCCGCCGCAAGCTGGCCTACGACGTCAAGAAGAAGTCCGAAGGCATTTACGCCATCATCGACCTGACTGCCGAGCCGGCAGTGGTGAAGGAACTCGACCGTCAGCTCACGCTGAACGAGTCGATCCTCCGCACGAAGGTCATCCGTCCGGACCAGCACTGATCCCTGGGGTCGTCAAACAGCTTCAGTGTCGGTCCTGACCGCTATTGATAGCTGTAGACACAGACACACCCGAATGCAGGAGGAACGGCAATGGCAGGCGAAACCGTCGTCACACTGGTCGGCAACCTTGTCGACGACCCTGAGCTCCGGTTCACGCCGTCCGGCGCGGCCGTCGCGAACTTCCGGATCGCGTCGACCCCGCGGACGTACGACCGGCAGTCAGGTGAATGGAAGGACGGCGAGTCGCTGTTCCTGAGTTGTTCCGTCTGGCGGCAGGCCGCGGAGA
This region includes:
- a CDS encoding Lrp/AsnC family transcriptional regulator, producing MTFQERELDQTDWQILSELQADGRLSYNQLGKRVNLSPPAVADRVRRLEESGVIVGYRAQVDPARAGQPLAAFVQMRCTTGRCLLKTTRAEDFPEVLEIHKLSGNSCTMLRVRVASMRHLEGLFERLGEHGEINTHVVLSTEFEGRPVQQPVTDARPVTRSKGWGQGG
- a CDS encoding MFS transporter; its protein translation is MLIPVVLAAALMNAAMVAASAVSTILIADQLAPALAGLPNTAGVLGTAAGAVVVGRWSARLGRAQALRTGYGIAVAGGALTVLAAVGAPVALLFLGMFLLGTGNAASLLSRYAAAEAVSPARRAAAMSTVVWAGTAGAAGGPFLLEPAKSFAESAGLPALCGPFLLAVTTAFAALLAAGKIRPTPAHGAGTEPAPRSTGVEPSPRGTDTEPVSPSAAVETAPRSTAVEPAPRSTGIGAASRSTALVAAGVMLVGQLVMVALMTSVPVHAHHHGQGLGVLGLMLSAHTLGMFALAPVTGWWIDRAGPKPTILAGLATVTVSALVIAGPAGMAFTPGLFLLGYGWNLCYLGGSALLSSAAADSPAARAKLESKAEAWVWAVSALATAASTLLFAAGGFMLLSGVSIALAVPTLVAVLTYRPGSPRAVTSLAGCQQQKASVPCSPDLSGSTTRPGL
- the rpsF gene encoding 30S ribosomal protein S6: MRRYEVMVILDPELEERTVEPSLDTYLNIVRKEGGTVEKLDIWGRRKLAYDVKKKSEGIYAIIDLTAEPAVVKELDRQLTLNESILRTKVIRPDQH
- a CDS encoding deoxyribonuclease IV, encoding MSFKLGAHVDQEDPLAEAADRGADLVQFFLGDPQGWKGPKVSYADGADALRERAAADGIDLYVHAPYVLNVATLNNRIRIPSRKLLQQTLDKAAEVGVKGVIVHGGHVGKGDDPETGFDNWRKCIERAELPVPLLIENTAGGDNAMARQLDRIARLWEAVQDSGNDNLANVGFCLDTCHFHAGGEELDSVVEKVLAITGRIDLVHANGSRDAFGSGADRHSNFEEGEIDPAQIVAVVKAAGAPVVVETPNADHGQKADIDYLRAHLN
- a CDS encoding DUF4241 domain-containing protein; protein product: MPATESFRALQPGPVRVDDETWTLTVHDLGVLRVPSGKLEASDPFVNLGEGQIIDVPPGDYPVRVTVADVSDKQDGSHLREAYLSVVLAEGEVASVGPATRVAEELPADEYWVVPVDAGTVGFADADAIRSGMPGDDWYDEVFDNGKDDSWFALMDSAEHLRAGCANIVLPAATAGENVVLAHSGWGDGVYPILSTLDATGRSLAIHIDLLVVGGSDSDDAPEA
- a CDS encoding NUDIX hydrolase, encoding MQTWAERFPELFAPAFWHWGELDTQFTLEEPPDELISNVHVVARAEGGIVVCRNDLGWRFLPGGTREPDEPIEETARRELLEEAGARITGSLTWLGGHRADHRRPAPYRDHLPHPVSYWINVVADVVVDREPTNPPDGEQVVEVLVLPPEKAIAFLDEENDNDGLMADLVRLAMAMDLV